In Atribacterota bacterium, the following proteins share a genomic window:
- the thiD gene encoding bifunctional hydroxymethylpyrimidine kinase/phosphomethylpyrimidine kinase, translating to MKRALTIAGSDSGGGAGIQADLKTFCAFGVYGMSAITAITAQNTKEVQTVFPLPEDLVVQQIEAVVSDIGVDAVKTGMLHNVSIIRAISRVMREFGIVNLVVDPVMVAKSGAVLLEKEAVETLIRELFPLALVVTPNIEEASILAGFSVRDQEDMEKAARCIWERGPRYVVVKGGHLKGEELVDILFDGKTMRPYPGKRILTKNTHGTGCTYSAALCALLALGKTVEEALPVVKEYMELVIQHALPLGSGFGPTNHLAPLFLKMGLLPSEGGKGW from the coding sequence ATGAAAAGAGCGTTGACCATTGCCGGATCCGATTCAGGTGGTGGGGCGGGGATTCAGGCTGATCTTAAGACATTTTGTGCCTTTGGAGTCTACGGAATGTCAGCCATCACGGCCATCACGGCGCAGAATACGAAAGAAGTACAGACTGTCTTTCCTCTTCCGGAAGACCTTGTGGTACAACAGATTGAGGCTGTGGTAAGTGATATCGGTGTGGATGCCGTGAAAACTGGGATGCTCCATAATGTGTCCATCATTCGGGCCATTTCCAGGGTGATGAGGGAATTTGGTATTGTGAATCTCGTGGTTGACCCGGTCATGGTGGCGAAAAGCGGGGCGGTGCTTCTTGAAAAAGAAGCCGTTGAAACGCTGATTAGAGAGCTTTTTCCGCTGGCATTGGTGGTAACACCGAACATTGAAGAAGCGTCGATTCTGGCTGGGTTTTCGGTGAGGGACCAAGAAGACATGGAAAAGGCAGCACGGTGTATCTGGGAACGGGGTCCCCGCTACGTGGTGGTGAAGGGAGGACACCTGAAGGGAGAAGAGTTGGTAGATATCCTGTTCGATGGAAAGACAATGCGACCCTATCCGGGGAAAAGAATTTTGACCAAAAACACGCACGGTACTGGTTGTACCTACTCAGCGGCACTGTGCGCGCTTCTTGCTCTCGGTAAAACCGTAGAAGAGGCACTTCCGGTGGTGAAAGAGTACATGGAACTCGTCATTCAGCATGCGCTACCTCTGGGAAGTGGTTTTGGTCCAACCAACCATCTGGCGCCTCTCTTTTTAAAGATGGGTCTTTTGCCCTCTGAAGGGGGAAAAGGATGGTAA
- a CDS encoding SurA N-terminal domain-containing protein, whose amino-acid sequence MMRALRKNLDIILIIVVVAFAVTIYYGYGSYRRSGRSQQAVAATVNNTSITFYDLDQAFRTLLSRYDSKTLSQFDEKMFDFLRRLTLENLINNELLYQEAKSRRIRVSNQEVKNELDRLKSTFPSEKEFRSFLEYERITLRDLQESLRRTLMIQKLTDNLTEGVEIPEEEIRKYYDEHRNLFSSPAQYHLAQIVLPSQEEAEKALKRLYLGEDFATVAKEISLDSASAKQSGDMGWIPETQLPKESKEAIQAIRDNPKAVTSVVSRNNLFYIYKVLEWKPQEEKAYEEVREEIKKLLLAEQKNVRTNHLLAELREKSTISISELLQPEPSASPSPEGSSVPAAPQGQE is encoded by the coding sequence ATGATGAGAGCTCTGCGTAAAAACCTGGATATCATTTTAATCATTGTTGTAGTTGCTTTTGCTGTTACCATTTATTACGGATACGGTTCGTACCGCCGTTCCGGTCGTTCTCAACAAGCTGTAGCAGCTACCGTAAACAACACCTCTATCACCTTCTATGATTTAGACCAGGCTTTCCGCACTCTCCTTTCCCGTTACGATTCCAAAACGCTGAGCCAGTTTGACGAAAAAATGTTCGACTTTTTACGTCGTCTCACCTTGGAAAACCTTATTAACAATGAACTGCTTTACCAGGAAGCAAAATCAAGACGCATCAGGGTCTCCAATCAGGAAGTGAAAAATGAACTGGACCGCCTGAAATCAACCTTCCCTTCGGAAAAGGAGTTTCGCAGTTTTCTGGAATACGAACGAATCACGCTTCGTGACCTTCAGGAATCGCTACGACGAACCCTAATGATTCAAAAATTGACTGATAACCTCACCGAGGGAGTTGAAATCCCCGAAGAAGAAATCAGGAAATACTACGACGAACACCGCAATCTTTTCTCCTCCCCCGCACAGTACCATCTTGCTCAGATTGTACTTCCCAGCCAGGAAGAAGCCGAAAAAGCCCTGAAGCGTCTGTACTTGGGGGAAGATTTTGCCACCGTCGCGAAGGAGATTTCTCTTGATTCTGCATCAGCAAAACAGAGTGGGGATATGGGATGGATTCCAGAAACCCAGCTTCCCAAAGAATCCAAAGAAGCCATTCAAGCAATTCGGGATAACCCCAAAGCAGTGACCTCGGTTGTATCCAGAAACAATTTGTTTTACATTTATAAAGTTCTGGAATGGAAACCTCAGGAAGAAAAAGCTTATGAAGAAGTCAGAGAGGAAATCAAAAAGTTGCTCCTTGCTGAACAAAAAAATGTAAGAACCAATCACCTTCTGGCTGAGCTCAGAGAAAAGAGCACCATCAGCATTTCCGAACTCCTCCAACCGGAACCCAGTGCTTCGCCCTCTCCAGAAGGAAGCTCTGTTCCTGCGGCACCACAGGGTCAGGAATGA
- the thiW gene encoding energy coupling factor transporter S component ThiW, whose product MDKHVRLLAYTGLFVALGVVASGVHIPVGPTKVFPFQHALNVLAGISVGPWYGALAAFITGVLRIMLGTGTIFSLPGGIPGVVVVGYFYHYVKRSDWMGLLEPLGTGPVGATLSTYVVAPLVGRSATLFFFQSAFLLSSIPGSIVGLLLVKILRRMVDLETWRREPCRLK is encoded by the coding sequence ATGGATAAACACGTGCGTCTTCTGGCGTATACCGGGCTTTTTGTAGCTCTGGGTGTGGTTGCTTCTGGGGTACATATTCCGGTTGGACCGACCAAAGTGTTCCCTTTTCAACATGCCTTGAACGTGCTGGCAGGCATTAGCGTTGGGCCCTGGTATGGAGCGTTGGCGGCTTTTATTACCGGAGTTTTACGCATCATGCTGGGTACTGGTACCATTTTTTCTCTCCCTGGAGGCATTCCAGGAGTGGTGGTGGTGGGATATTTCTATCACTATGTGAAGCGGAGCGACTGGATGGGGTTGCTGGAACCCTTAGGTACAGGACCAGTCGGGGCGACTCTGAGTACCTATGTGGTGGCACCACTTGTGGGGCGAAGTGCAACGCTCTTCTTTTTCCAGAGCGCGTTCCTTTTGAGTAGCATCCCGGGAAGCATTGTGGGGTTGCTCCTCGTCAAGATACTGCGCAGAATGGTTGATTTAGAAACATGGAGGAGAGAACCATGTCGATTGAAGTAA
- the cytX gene encoding putative hydroxymethylpyrimidine transporter CytX: MSIEVIPKERRTLGSGDFFLLWMGAAIAISEVWAGGILAPLGFIWGMGVILVGHLIGNVPFALGGVLGSDWGIPSMVSTRLAFGAKGSYLASILNVVQLLGWTAVMVIICARSTDLIMQSLFHFSNFRLWILLAGLVSTFWALIETEWWKWMQRIAVGALAVLSGLMTYVALRSVSWSTLIAFPRESTLPLGMGLDLVIAMPISWLPLVADYARFARNTKGAFWGTFLGYFIASSWMYTVGLISALATKNPDPLPGMVSMGLGVAALFVVLFSTFTTTFLDIYSAGVSFLNLFPRLRGRWVTILFGLGGTILALIFPMEEYEKFLLFIGAIFVPLFAVVLFDYFLVRRRNIDLGEALEGRKTVDFGAMVSWIGGVIIYLLFTFFLSGLGASLPSFFVAGIFYLLLKRGWRWREI, from the coding sequence ATGTCGATTGAAGTAATTCCAAAAGAACGCCGTACTCTTGGAAGTGGGGATTTCTTCCTTCTCTGGATGGGTGCAGCCATCGCCATTTCTGAAGTCTGGGCGGGGGGGATACTCGCACCCTTAGGATTTATCTGGGGAATGGGGGTGATTCTTGTGGGGCATCTTATCGGAAATGTTCCATTTGCCCTGGGTGGTGTTTTGGGAAGTGATTGGGGTATTCCATCGATGGTATCAACTCGGTTGGCTTTTGGTGCCAAAGGGTCGTATCTGGCCTCGATTCTCAATGTCGTTCAGCTTCTTGGCTGGACAGCAGTCATGGTCATTATCTGTGCTCGTTCTACGGATCTCATTATGCAATCTCTTTTTCACTTCAGTAATTTCCGATTGTGGATTCTTCTTGCTGGCCTGGTGAGTACTTTCTGGGCACTGATTGAAACCGAATGGTGGAAGTGGATGCAGAGAATTGCAGTCGGAGCACTAGCGGTTCTCTCGGGTCTCATGACCTATGTGGCCCTCCGCAGTGTTTCCTGGTCCACGTTGATTGCGTTTCCAAGAGAGAGTACGCTTCCTTTGGGTATGGGCCTTGATCTTGTCATTGCCATGCCCATCTCCTGGCTACCGCTTGTGGCTGACTATGCCCGTTTTGCCAGAAACACAAAAGGGGCGTTTTGGGGAACGTTTCTGGGATATTTTATCGCCAGTTCCTGGATGTACACTGTGGGTCTCATAAGCGCCCTGGCGACCAAGAATCCGGATCCGTTGCCGGGTATGGTTTCCATGGGCCTTGGTGTGGCAGCGCTTTTTGTCGTCCTTTTTTCCACATTTACCACCACCTTTCTTGATATCTATTCGGCTGGAGTCTCGTTTCTCAACCTTTTTCCTCGTTTGCGAGGGCGGTGGGTGACGATTCTTTTTGGTTTAGGGGGGACGATTCTGGCGCTTATCTTCCCCATGGAGGAGTACGAAAAATTTTTACTCTTCATCGGGGCGATCTTTGTCCCCCTCTTTGCGGTGGTTCTTTTTGATTATTTTCTCGTACGCCGTCGGAACATTGATCTCGGCGAGGCTCTTGAGGGAAGAAAAACTGTTGATTTTGGGGCTATGGTGTCCTGGATAGGGGGTGTGATAATATATCTCCTTTTTACTTTTTTCTTATCCGGTCTCGGCGCTTCTTTGCCTAGCTTTTTTGTGGCTGGGATCTTTTATCTTTTGTTAAAGAGAGGATGGCGATGGAGAGAAATTTGA
- a CDS encoding VanW family protein: MKRFLGLFCALILVIGGSGFLFAFSFTRTYSFSLLGEQFSNLSRRDLLPLLEIMEKKWQKKPFTLQIGEQALLIDKRKLGITWNHTTIRNAILSGQREVSLALSFNEEQIQKFLQEIVQKFALLPQNASFKNQRFIRSQEGSILNVEKSLIELKEKLEKGMDEVELTHFDPIPPQHDTVSLLTAKGFPYLLARYETSLQDRDEDVIFNIKKAAQAIDGIIVKKGTVFSFNQVVGKADQEDGYRKTQIVVNGKLVPGYGGGVCQVSTTLYNALLHTEAEILERHPHSGYSPTTSYVPPGRDAAVSYGAKDLRFNFPNQTVVIFAYTISDQLICEIWGEKENTSQTEIQVHIVSLDKTKDNDGLLTVKTTVTRNGKTVYRFQNTYLTPWDFGKSLDETQF; this comes from the coding sequence ATGAAGAGGTTTTTAGGCTTATTTTGCGCGCTTATCCTCGTCATCGGTGGGAGTGGTTTCCTCTTCGCTTTTTCTTTTACCCGCACATATTCCTTCTCTCTTTTGGGTGAACAGTTTTCCAACCTCAGCCGAAGAGACCTCCTGCCACTCCTTGAGATCATGGAAAAAAAGTGGCAAAAAAAGCCTTTTACCCTTCAGATTGGGGAACAAGCTCTACTCATTGACAAAAGAAAGCTAGGAATTACCTGGAATCACACCACTATTCGAAACGCTATTCTTAGTGGTCAACGAGAAGTATCACTTGCTCTCTCGTTCAACGAAGAACAAATCCAAAAATTTTTGCAGGAAATCGTTCAAAAGTTTGCCCTGTTACCGCAAAATGCTTCCTTCAAAAATCAACGATTTATCCGTTCTCAGGAGGGGAGTATCCTCAACGTGGAGAAAAGCCTTATAGAGCTCAAAGAGAAGCTGGAAAAGGGAATGGATGAGGTCGAACTCACCCATTTCGATCCCATCCCGCCTCAGCACGATACCGTTTCGCTCCTTACTGCCAAGGGATTTCCATACCTTCTTGCCCGTTACGAAACATCACTCCAGGACCGAGACGAAGACGTGATCTTCAACATCAAAAAGGCAGCTCAAGCGATCGATGGAATCATAGTGAAAAAGGGCACGGTGTTTTCTTTTAACCAGGTAGTCGGAAAAGCAGACCAGGAAGATGGGTATCGCAAAACCCAGATTGTGGTCAACGGAAAACTGGTTCCTGGATACGGTGGAGGAGTCTGCCAGGTCTCTACCACACTTTACAATGCACTCCTCCATACCGAAGCAGAAATTCTAGAACGGCACCCTCACTCTGGATACTCACCAACCACCTCTTATGTCCCGCCCGGAAGAGACGCAGCCGTAAGCTATGGGGCCAAAGATTTGCGCTTCAACTTCCCCAATCAAACGGTGGTCATTTTCGCCTACACCATTTCCGACCAATTAATCTGCGAAATCTGGGGTGAAAAAGAGAACACAAGCCAAACTGAAATCCAGGTTCACATTGTGTCACTGGACAAAACAAAAGACAACGATGGCCTGCTTACCGTAAAAACCACGGTTACCCGAAATGGAAAAACGGTATACCGTTTCCAGAATACCTATCTCACCCCTTGGGATTTTGGAAAAAGCCTCGATGAAACTCAATTCTGA
- the thiE gene encoding thiamine phosphate synthase — protein MDLSLYVITDRTIEAPRSNVEVAREAARGGASVIQLREKRASTKVFLEEALELRKLTRDEGVLLIINDRLDVALAVEADGVHLGEEDMPISYARRLAPSLLIGVSCDTEKKARELEALGADYLGVGTVFPTSTKKDAGEPIGLLRLRQIKEAVKIPVVAIGGITLDNVEEVLATGVDGVAVVSAVVGASSPFEAARAFRQKIDTFWSKKR, from the coding sequence ATGGATCTTTCGCTGTATGTCATTACAGATCGAACGATTGAGGCCCCTCGAAGTAACGTCGAAGTTGCGAGAGAAGCCGCTAGAGGAGGGGCATCGGTTATCCAGTTACGGGAAAAAAGGGCGTCTACTAAAGTTTTTCTGGAGGAAGCTCTGGAACTGCGAAAGCTCACCAGAGATGAGGGGGTGCTTTTGATTATCAATGACCGGTTGGACGTTGCCCTGGCCGTTGAGGCTGATGGTGTTCATTTAGGAGAAGAGGACATGCCCATTTCTTATGCGCGTCGTCTTGCTCCTTCGCTTCTTATTGGTGTGTCCTGTGACACCGAAAAAAAAGCTCGGGAACTGGAGGCACTGGGTGCTGATTATCTGGGGGTAGGAACGGTTTTCCCCACATCGACCAAAAAGGATGCTGGTGAGCCCATTGGACTTTTGCGTCTGCGCCAGATTAAGGAAGCGGTGAAGATACCGGTGGTGGCCATTGGAGGTATTACGCTCGATAATGTCGAAGAAGTGCTGGCTACCGGAGTTGATGGTGTGGCGGTTGTTTCGGCTGTGGTGGGGGCTTCTTCGCCTTTTGAGGCAGCTCGGGCATTTCGCCAGAAAATCGATACCTTTTGGAGCAAAAAGCGATGA
- the thiL gene encoding thiamine-phosphate kinase, protein MKTIQDLGEFGIIGRLKTVFQPSQELVVAGIGDDCAVIEGPDGFFYLLTCDTQVEGVHFLPDTDPYLLGKRVLAVNLSDIAAMGGIPVLGLLSFILRSSLSIEFWEKFMAGLREEAQAYQVDIVGGNLARSNGPLTFDVTLLGKVEKTRPLLLRSNARVGDAVLITGYLGESRAGLAVASGNNPIEKDRYQPLLERFLAPTPRIEVGRLLGKMGERMALIDVSDGLIQDLSHVTEKSGVGAVLEASAIPVSSLLRAWCNEKGENPLQFALQGGEDFELLFTVQAKCAPDVVREIEQSCGVKAWIIGEIVREKGIYLRKNGETVPVELVGWNHFQR, encoded by the coding sequence ATGAAGACCATTCAAGATCTGGGAGAGTTTGGCATTATTGGGAGACTTAAAACGGTTTTTCAGCCCTCTCAGGAACTGGTGGTTGCTGGTATTGGTGATGACTGTGCGGTGATTGAAGGACCAGATGGTTTTTTTTATCTTCTGACCTGTGATACTCAAGTGGAAGGGGTCCACTTCCTTCCGGATACCGACCCATATCTTCTGGGGAAACGGGTTCTGGCGGTAAACCTCAGCGACATTGCTGCCATGGGGGGAATACCGGTATTGGGGCTTTTGTCATTTATATTACGGTCTTCTCTGTCGATCGAATTCTGGGAAAAATTTATGGCTGGATTGAGAGAAGAGGCTCAAGCTTACCAGGTGGACATCGTGGGGGGGAACCTGGCTCGAAGCAACGGCCCCCTGACCTTTGATGTCACGCTCCTGGGAAAAGTAGAAAAGACTCGCCCTCTTCTTTTGCGTTCCAATGCCCGGGTTGGAGACGCAGTGCTCATAACTGGTTATCTTGGGGAATCGAGGGCAGGTCTTGCCGTGGCAAGCGGAAACAACCCTATAGAAAAAGACCGGTATCAACCCCTTTTAGAACGATTTCTGGCACCAACTCCCCGGATTGAGGTGGGAAGGCTTCTGGGGAAGATGGGAGAACGAATGGCGCTCATCGATGTTTCTGATGGCCTGATTCAGGATTTATCGCACGTCACGGAAAAAAGTGGTGTGGGAGCGGTACTCGAGGCATCCGCTATTCCAGTATCTTCCCTTTTGCGGGCATGGTGTAACGAGAAGGGAGAGAATCCCTTGCAGTTTGCCCTCCAGGGTGGAGAAGATTTTGAGCTCCTTTTCACGGTCCAGGCGAAGTGTGCTCCGGATGTGGTACGGGAGATTGAGCAGTCCTGTGGGGTCAAAGCCTGGATTATTGGTGAAATAGTCCGAGAAAAGGGAATATACCTCCGGAAAAATGGAGAGACTGTGCCAGTTGAATTGGTAGGATGGAATCATTTTCAAAGATAA
- the thiM gene encoding hydroxyethylthiazole kinase — translation MERNLKEKGVEVFRRIRESKPLVHHITNLVVTNDNANTMLAVGALPVMAYAEEEVEEMVTHAQALVLNIGTLTQEVVRSAILAGKKANALGIPVVFDPVGVGATSFRTASAQAILREVKVAVVRGNAAEIAALLGREARIRGVESSDVLLDPFRLTQEAGKILGTTVAVTGKIDFVSDGERTAIIQNGDFLLTRVTGTGCMATSLCGACVAVERDMFLAASFALGFLGVCAEIAATLSRGPGSFHYTLFDVMYALTEEEFVQRLQMEVV, via the coding sequence ATGGAGAGAAATTTGAAGGAAAAAGGTGTGGAAGTATTCCGGCGTATCCGGGAGTCAAAACCCTTGGTGCACCATATCACGAATCTTGTGGTGACCAATGACAATGCCAATACCATGCTGGCTGTGGGGGCTTTACCGGTCATGGCCTACGCCGAGGAAGAAGTGGAAGAAATGGTGACTCATGCCCAGGCTCTGGTGCTCAACATTGGGACTCTGACTCAGGAAGTGGTGCGGAGCGCAATTTTGGCCGGGAAAAAGGCCAATGCCCTGGGGATACCTGTAGTTTTTGATCCAGTGGGAGTGGGAGCGACCTCCTTTCGTACTGCGAGTGCCCAAGCGATTTTACGAGAGGTGAAAGTGGCTGTAGTAAGGGGCAATGCGGCAGAGATTGCTGCTCTTTTGGGAAGAGAAGCCCGCATTCGAGGCGTGGAATCGTCAGATGTTCTTTTGGATCCATTTCGTCTTACTCAGGAGGCGGGAAAAATCCTGGGTACCACTGTAGCGGTAACTGGTAAAATTGATTTTGTGAGTGACGGAGAGAGAACGGCAATTATTCAGAATGGAGACTTCCTCCTGACCCGAGTTACCGGAACTGGCTGTATGGCTACTTCCCTGTGCGGAGCCTGTGTGGCAGTGGAAAGGGATATGTTTCTTGCTGCTTCTTTCGCGCTGGGATTTCTGGGAGTTTGTGCGGAAATCGCTGCGACCTTATCCCGAGGTCCGGGGAGTTTCCATTACACACTGTTTGATGTCATGTATGCATTAACCGAAGAGGAATTTGTTCAGCGTTTGCAGATGGAGGTCGTATAG
- a CDS encoding NAD(P)-dependent alcohol dehydrogenase, whose translation MSGRMKAAVMKGIGKIEIEELPIPIPGDEEVLIRIKSVGVCGSDVHYFVEGKIGDYVVQPPFILGHECSGEVVEVGSRVKNLRPGDRVTMEPGIPCGKCEFCRSGRYNLCPDVVFWATPPIDGTFCEYVTHPAYFTYPIGSSVSFEEAALVEPLSVGFYAVRRAQAEPGQVALILGSGPIGLVTLEMLLARGITEVIAVDISPLRLEKARELGAQYVVNAKADDLKKTVMEITRGRGVDVVFETAGSVITTQMTVELVRKGGKVVLIGLPSVARVDFDVIKVIDKELDVLGIFRYANTYKGCVDLLNAGKVNLATLITHRFSLDRAQEALQFAHQHKMDAIKVVVNVGDVIT comes from the coding sequence ATGAGTGGAAGAATGAAGGCTGCGGTGATGAAGGGAATCGGGAAAATCGAAATTGAAGAGCTTCCCATACCAATTCCCGGAGATGAGGAGGTATTAATTCGTATCAAAAGCGTGGGAGTATGTGGTTCGGATGTGCATTACTTCGTGGAAGGAAAAATTGGTGATTATGTGGTGCAGCCTCCTTTTATTCTGGGTCACGAATGTTCTGGAGAAGTGGTGGAAGTCGGCAGTCGGGTAAAAAACCTTCGCCCTGGAGACCGGGTAACCATGGAGCCAGGTATTCCCTGTGGAAAATGTGAATTCTGTCGCTCGGGTCGGTATAACCTCTGTCCAGATGTGGTGTTCTGGGCTACCCCACCCATCGATGGAACGTTCTGTGAATATGTTACCCATCCGGCCTATTTTACCTATCCGATTGGGTCTTCAGTGAGCTTTGAAGAAGCGGCACTGGTGGAACCACTTTCGGTTGGTTTCTATGCCGTGCGCAGGGCTCAGGCGGAACCAGGACAGGTGGCGCTCATTCTGGGCAGTGGTCCTATTGGCTTGGTGACGCTGGAAATGCTTTTAGCACGGGGAATAACCGAGGTTATCGCAGTTGATATTTCTCCTCTTCGGCTGGAAAAGGCCAGGGAACTCGGCGCTCAGTATGTGGTCAATGCCAAAGCGGATGATTTGAAAAAAACAGTAATGGAAATCACCCGGGGTCGGGGTGTGGATGTGGTGTTTGAAACGGCTGGAAGTGTGATCACCACCCAGATGACGGTAGAGCTAGTGCGTAAAGGGGGTAAAGTGGTTCTCATTGGCCTTCCTTCGGTGGCCCGGGTGGATTTTGACGTGATTAAGGTCATCGATAAAGAACTGGATGTGCTGGGAATTTTCCGCTATGCCAATACCTATAAGGGTTGTGTGGATCTCCTCAACGCAGGGAAAGTGAACCTGGCCACGCTTATCACCCATCGTTTTTCGCTGGACAGGGCTCAAGAAGCCCTGCAGTTTGCTCACCAGCATAAAATGGACGCCATCAAAGTGGTGGTAAACGTGGGAGATGTGATTACTTGA
- a CDS encoding uroporphyrinogen decarboxylase family protein, with protein MEERERILKTLDFRETDFVPYHVDFTIPARLKMAEYLGDLEFEKKLGNHLAFVKAIAPGTFQEVAPGFVRDEWGVVWNRSIDPDIGNPEPVLPRPSLAGYRFPDPDDPQRFLPIQPFVEKHQPQFKLLRQTYTLFERAWSLRGMEALLSDFIMNPDFVEDLLDHITTFNLRVIDRALEMGLDGVHFGDDWGWQKGLIMGAKWWRKFIKPRMAEMIALVKRKGKKAFLHCCGKVEEIFPDLVEIGLDVFNPFQPEVMDIFALKKAYHGKLSFWGGISIQRLLPFGTKEEVRQEVKKILRELGEGGGYIAAPSHALPKDIPCENILVMLEVIRNQN; from the coding sequence TTGGAAGAGCGCGAGAGAATTTTAAAAACCCTTGATTTTCGGGAAACAGATTTTGTCCCGTATCATGTTGATTTCACTATTCCTGCTCGCCTCAAAATGGCTGAGTATTTGGGAGACCTGGAGTTTGAAAAAAAACTGGGAAACCACCTGGCTTTTGTGAAAGCCATTGCGCCGGGAACGTTTCAGGAGGTGGCTCCAGGTTTCGTTCGGGATGAGTGGGGAGTGGTTTGGAATCGAAGCATTGACCCGGACATTGGGAATCCGGAACCGGTCCTGCCCCGTCCTTCGCTTGCAGGGTACCGTTTTCCTGATCCAGATGACCCCCAAAGGTTTCTCCCCATTCAGCCGTTTGTTGAAAAACACCAGCCTCAGTTTAAGCTCCTTCGTCAGACCTATACCCTTTTTGAGCGTGCCTGGAGTTTGCGTGGCATGGAAGCACTTTTGAGTGATTTTATTATGAATCCCGATTTTGTGGAAGATCTTCTGGATCACATTACCACTTTCAATCTGAGAGTCATTGATAGAGCGTTAGAAATGGGTCTTGATGGTGTTCACTTTGGAGACGACTGGGGATGGCAAAAGGGTCTTATCATGGGAGCTAAGTGGTGGCGGAAATTCATTAAACCCCGCATGGCTGAAATGATTGCTCTGGTAAAAAGGAAAGGTAAGAAGGCTTTTTTACATTGCTGTGGAAAAGTGGAGGAAATTTTCCCGGACCTCGTGGAAATTGGGCTTGACGTGTTTAATCCATTTCAGCCAGAGGTCATGGATATCTTTGCGCTCAAAAAAGCTTATCACGGAAAACTCTCTTTCTGGGGTGGCATCAGTATTCAACGCCTTCTACCATTTGGAACTAAAGAAGAGGTGCGACAGGAAGTGAAAAAAATCCTCCGGGAACTTGGCGAAGGTGGGGGCTACATTGCTGCTCCGTCACATGCCCTTCCTAAGGATATTCCTTGTGAGAATATTCTGGTTATGCTTGAAGTCATCCGGAATCAGAATTGA
- a CDS encoding DUF72 domain-containing protein: MVKRCWIGTSGWVYPHWKEVFYPAAVAQRNWLSFYARFFDTVEINASFYRLPPLSTFEHWRMQVHPSFLFAVKVSRYITHVKKLKGVEEPLARFYDVLQGLGQNCGPLLFQLSPRTGFDRERLVSFVRLLDSRFRYVFEFRHPSFFCDDVYEILSQRNIALCFSDTPSFPYQEVLTAPFVYLRLHGSTSLYTHLYSEREIMSWAEKIDRFRQERDVFCYFDNDYQGFAIRNALRLKELLGLG, encoded by the coding sequence ATGGTAAAACGGTGCTGGATAGGAACTTCTGGTTGGGTTTACCCCCACTGGAAGGAGGTTTTTTATCCGGCGGCTGTGGCGCAGAGGAACTGGTTATCCTTCTATGCACGGTTTTTCGATACGGTGGAAATCAACGCTTCCTTTTATCGCCTTCCGCCTTTATCGACTTTTGAACACTGGAGGATGCAAGTACACCCCTCGTTTCTCTTTGCCGTAAAGGTGAGCCGTTACATCACTCATGTGAAAAAGCTCAAAGGGGTTGAAGAACCCCTGGCACGTTTCTATGATGTTCTTCAAGGTTTGGGCCAAAATTGTGGTCCCCTTCTTTTTCAACTTTCACCCCGGACTGGATTTGATCGGGAACGATTGGTTTCTTTTGTCCGGCTTCTCGATTCTCGTTTCCGCTACGTCTTTGAATTTCGTCATCCGAGTTTTTTCTGTGACGACGTTTATGAAATTCTGTCCCAAAGGAACATCGCGCTTTGCTTTTCTGATACCCCATCTTTCCCGTACCAAGAGGTCTTGACCGCTCCGTTTGTGTATTTGCGTCTTCATGGAAGCACCTCTCTCTATACCCACCTTTACAGTGAGCGGGAAATTATGAGCTGGGCAGAAAAGATTGACCGTTTCCGGCAAGAGCGCGATGTTTTTTGCTATTTTGATAACGATTACCAGGGATTTGCCATCCGTAACGCACTTCGCCTGAAAGAACTCCTGGGTTTGGGTTAG
- a CDS encoding OsmC family protein, whose protein sequence is MAYVEFIAQKGKMEAKIGNDMVAFKSSGAESDQGHWPTEYVLAALGSCFSGTVFAYAKTKNLPLDKVIIRIRGELGETPSRIQKIHLETELQGNLTYEEKERLLKVAERACTIMNTLRGGVEEITNTLRS, encoded by the coding sequence ATGGCTTATGTCGAATTCATTGCCCAGAAAGGAAAGATGGAAGCAAAAATCGGTAACGATATGGTAGCATTCAAAAGCAGTGGTGCCGAAAGTGACCAGGGTCACTGGCCCACAGAGTATGTCCTCGCTGCACTGGGAAGTTGTTTCTCCGGAACGGTCTTCGCCTACGCCAAGACCAAAAACCTGCCCCTGGATAAAGTCATCATCCGCATCCGGGGAGAACTGGGTGAGACCCCTTCTCGCATTCAGAAAATTCATCTTGAAACTGAATTGCAGGGAAATCTAACCTACGAAGAAAAAGAACGGCTCCTCAAGGTTGCGGAAAGGGCCTGCACCATCATGAATACCCTACGAGGAGGAGTTGAGGAAATCACCAATACCTTGCGGAGCTAA